TACAATGCCGAAATGTCTCGATACACGGTGGAAATGTCCAGAAAAGTCGATGAAAGTACAGCGTGGACTCATCAACCTCACCCCCAACACGAACAGGAGAGGTCTTCAGAACAGTAACTGCCCCAGGCATGGTAGACTGTACCCCTAGCATCCAACGTGGCAACTCCGCATACGACTCTTCCCAATCTCCATATATTTATGCCACGGCCTTCTGTTTGGCTAGCCAAACCTTCCTGTAACTAGGCCTGAAACCGTAGTCTGCTTCTGTAGCTTGTTGCAATACCTTTACCGTAACCGCAGCATCTGTCCTAATCAACGGAAGAATCCTCGCACAAATAATGTGGTAATCCAGCTGACGGTGATCACTCGATATAGACGTAGCCAAGTAGGTGTGTGGGCCGTTGTACCTCCGAACCTCCCAAGTGCCCTTGCGTGCACGGAGCACTACACGAATCAACCAAGTGCAACCCTTGCCAAACTCCTTGTATTTTTCATGATATTTCAGATGATCTGATTCGATGACTCTGTACTCAACACCTCGACGGATGTTGTAGTCCTTCACACTCAACACAGCTTCACACTCAGCACAGCCTCTTCTTTATTTTGGAATGACTGCCCAATCTGAAATTCCGTAGAAGAGCCACCAACTGTGGGACCACCATCCACCGCCTGTTCACCCAGAGCCTCCAAGTTTAGAGTCGAGAAGTGTGGAGGGTATTGCTGAGTGCCAGAACTTGAAGCCCCATGCTGTGTAGGTGGATTGCCAGCTGTGTCATCATCACTGTCCCCAATGATATCTACAGGCTCCTGGTCAGACTCATCATCACACATTGCGTTCTCTACTCGATCAGGTTCCCCAAACCCTTGCACATCAGGAATCAAGCTTCCACCGGTGCCCACCTCATATGCCTGCCCACGGACCCCTGAATCCTGCAAAGGTGCAGAACCAACAGCCTCCATTCGATCTAAATCAGCCGCGAATGATGGGGATGCCACTAGCGGAACAGAGGGTGCTATCACAGGCATCGAACAAGACGCACCTCCTACGCCACTTGAGTTATGTAATGGAGCTGATGCCCCAAAACTATCCACCCCAACATCCAACTTTGCGAACAACTCGTGTATTCTGACCTCTGGAAAACTTCTGACACAATGGAACAGAACCCTAATGTCTTCATCAGCTGCTAGCACAAAGGTGTCATACTGAACCCGGATCGAGACAACTGCAATGGGAATCTTGTAGAATAACTTCTTCACAAACTTGCTACCGGAAATCCCACCTTCTGTAAAATGCTGTTCTTCAGATCTGACAACGTGCTTGTTGAACTGATGAAAACACTCACTGGTTCTCtatcagtgaacttcacaccatatcttttgctttttttaatttttccagAGCAATGCACTAGAACAAGAACACTCTCCTCCTCACTTGCCATTATGATAATGATCTCTCACTCATGCACCTGAATCTCaccaacatatatatagattttcACTCCTCATACACCGCTGTAGGCTACAGGGGTTTATGTAAACTCCCATTCCTTCATAAACCGTTGCTGGTAGCAAGGTTTTATGAAGAGTTTCATGCAATCATAAATCGTGGTAGCTACCCACGGTTTATGCCTTAAATTTTCCGTTCGTAATCCGTGGTTGGTAGCCACGGTTTATGCTCATTTTGTTTCT
This sequence is a window from Arachis duranensis cultivar V14167 chromosome 2, aradu.V14167.gnm2.J7QH, whole genome shotgun sequence. Protein-coding genes within it:
- the LOC107473623 gene encoding uncharacterized protein LOC107473623, whose protein sequence is MLPHRRHTAARHFFFFFPPLHRRPFLLRRAWVGVVVVLILSSYDDDDDDGGGGGRWWVVGGGSCGGAGAWHNFGEEGIGTFWSEGRSEEQHFTEGGISGSKFVKKLFYKIPIAVVSIRVQYDTFVLAADEDIRVLFHCVRSFPEVRIHELFAKLDVGVDSFGASAPLHNSSGVGGASCSMPVIAPSVPLVASPSFAADLDRMEAVGSAPLQDSGVRGQAYEVGTGGSLIPDVQGFGEPDRVENAMCDDESDQEPVDIIGDSDDDTAGNPPTQHGASSSGTQQYPPHFSTLNLEALGEQAVDGGPTDYNIRRGVEYRVIESDHLKYHEKYKEFGKGCTWLIRVVLRARKGTWEVRRYNGPHTYLATSISSDHRQLDYHIICARILPLIRTDAAVTVKVLQQATEADYGFRPSYRKVWLAKQKAVA